One genomic window of Mus pahari chromosome 23, PAHARI_EIJ_v1.1, whole genome shotgun sequence includes the following:
- the Nupr2 gene encoding nuclear protein 2, producing MDSLARPSVSRPRTRARPPPPPPPPEALPTVGFEEELYECLDYYYLRDFPASGAGRSKGRTRREQQLRTNYPVPGGHERKVAQILLNGQRKRRQRQLQPRPRTRLA from the coding sequence ATGGACTCTCTAGCTCGTCCTTCTGTCTCCCGCCCACGGACTCGAgcccgcccgccgccgccgccgccgccgccggagGCGCTGCCCACCGTCGGCTTCGAAGAGGAGCTGTACGAGTGCCTGGATTACTACTACCTGCGTGACTTCCCGGCCTCTGGGGCTGGACGCAGCAAGGGCCGGACGCGGCGCGAGCAGCAGCTACGCACCAACTACCCGGTGCCCGGCGGCCACGAGCGCAAGGTGGCACAGATACTGCTCAACGGGCAGCGCAAGCGGCGCCAGCGCCAGCTGCAACCGCGGCCGCGCACACGCCTGGCCTGA